The genome window gattcagacgattctgaatgcaatggtgtgtttgaaggtacgtatttccgaattttccacgtaattgtgcagtacgcacatatctgttgaacatgtgtaaacgatgtatgtagttacacataatgtgatattctttttagaagacgagattgatgacagtttgtcttcagatgaagacgagaatgatgttgaaggtgttgcttcaaatccagcagctgtgccgtatccgaaagacagtgagtggactgcagttgacacctaccgacctctgcctgtcaacacgacacccaggcagatactagtggatattgatgagtcgagttctgtactggattgcagtaaagtgttccttactgacagtgacgtaaatgaactcaagagacagacaaatttgtatgcatcacagacaatacagaagaaaagaagaggaaataatctgaagccccattcagttttgagttcgtggaagccagtgactataagtgagatgaggcgtttcttgggtattattttccacatgtgtgtttcgaaaaagcccaaaattgcggaccattggagcactaatcctgttcttagttgtaacttttgtccccatgtcatgagccgtttgcgtttcactcagatactgtcatgcttgcatcttgttgacaattcaaatcagaaaaaaccaggcgaagatggatttcatccactttacaaagttttgccatattataataatttgaaggagcgatgtatccaggcatatcgtccctcagaaaaagtgacaattgatgaaggaatttgcccatttcgaggtcgtgtgagtttccgtgtttacatgcaaaataagcctcataagtatggactgaaagtatatgctgttgctgaagccagtagtggctatgttgtaaattttgaagtttatgctggtaagcatattgttgacaattcttcgtctgcggttattttgcgattgttgtctgacagcagcttgctgaacaaaggccacactgtgtatttagatcgattttattccagtccagagctatttcagcaactggcagagaaaggcactggagctgttggtactgtgaacaaatccaggaaaggattgcctaaagatttagtatctgctaagctgaaaaagggcgaaatgtcttttcggcgtaaagataatgtattggcaatgaagtggaaagataagagagatgtgtatacattgtctacaaggcatcaagcaacatttggtacgcatactaagagaaatgggtctgtagtattgaaaccacttcaggtacttgattacaacctcaataaaattggagtggatattggagaccaacgcctgcagtacaatccgttccagcacagaactgtgaaatggtggcgaaaattatatttccatttgctgcttatgggagtatcaaatgcattttggctgtacaatgcagtgcacaggaagaaaattacaataacagactttataacagtgcttgcagttcagcttgttgaagacgacacacttgaattcattccaagaaatgaaggaactgtaggtcggctaacaaagagacattttttgcagcacatacctgcaactactaagaagtatgctgctcgtgtgtgtcacgtgtgcagttccaggagcaagaaacagagtggcaaggcttctcgcaaagagacacgatacgaatgtgaacagtgtggcgttgcactctgcctggaaccttgctttaaaattttccacactaaaaaacaatatgattctgtgtgaaatttatatgtaatactgtatactatcagaaacatgtaatgtagtgccacaattttggttaaaaataaatcacaattgtattcccttattcgtatgactttttctaaattcttaaaacatctaagtgatttctataactgtaccttaaagctgtgcattgtaaagtagtttctttcactcagaattaaagtagaaatgtgcagcttcaagatggtaccaaatttgccacaatccaaacagtagatttgatgcagtaatttttttaatattggtaaaattgcccggtttctagggacgggtgcataaaataggcctggtacagagagtgttaaaaAGGAAAACAGTGCATAAAGAAATTTTTAACTGCCCAGAGAAATCAGGGCAATTAGAACTGAGTATAACCTCATTATACTCGGTATGTGTAGGAAAATGTACAATAGAGGAAACTGAAATGGAAGTATTAAAAGACCGATGTTTTACCTTACATGAACCTTGAAAATCGGCTAGATTCATCGAGTGAGAAATGAAAACGTTCTGCAATAACTCTACGAAAGACCTCTAGATGAATGGATGGTCGAAACTGATAAACACAAAACAGTCTGTATGTGACTATGTAAAGCATATATAAGTAAACTATGTAAACCATATATAAGATGCTGCAGCTATGCGGAAATGAAGAAGATATTTGGAAAAATAGGGGAGGGAGAACTGTGACAAATTAAGCTTACAGTTGATTAGTAAAACAGCTGTTTGCTGTTTCCTATTAAGAAGAAAGTTACCGTAGTTCTAACTTCGATACAGATCAGTAAACATTAAACATTGTTAAGCCGATCATTTGGACACACATCAAAGTTTACAGTATCACTGCTAAAATTTCATTAAagtattgtgatcaaaattaacaaaatgaaaaacgttgttttacaataatgaacaaaatatttttccagaaCTATTTATGCCTAGAAATTCACTCACTCATTCGCACATCCACACACATTTTAGCGAAATTATTTAGGTTGAAGAAAGATTTTCTTAGAACGAAAAGGGAAATCAAAAGAACTCGCACCAGCAACTCAAACATTCTTACAGCTTCTGACTGAATAGACCAGAACACGAATTACGTCTATCCTACAAATAGTGTCTGTCGTCGAAATTGTGGTAACAAAAGCGAAATTGAGAACTAAAGTGAAACAGTTACTCAGTGAGAAATAATAGCAAAACAGATTTCCACTTACAAACATTTGTTCAATCATTTTGCTATAATGTGTTTACTATTCTAAGTTGCCATTCTCGATCAGCAAAACTGAACAAAAGGCAACCAGTAAGCTACTGCGATTTTCCGTAATGCAGTGATTTCTCTCCAACACAACAACACATTCGGAAATTATTACAACGATTAGTACTCAGACTATATTTACTACGTGTTCCTTCAGATATTCCGATCTCATACATCTCTTCTTCTGCATCAGATGTTCGAACTGTCATATGTTCATTTTGGTGCCAAGCATACATGTTTCTCTTTGTTCTTCTTGTCTTAGTTTCGTACCCGAGTATCGGTTGCGGAATTTTTGTTTCCCCCTGTCTCCTTACGTGTAGTTTCACTGTAAGTTTCTTTGTTACAACACATCACACATTACTTCTTCCACTTCCATTATCTTCTTAGCTAAAACAAtaagaacaacaaataaaattgacTCAGGATGCAATTAAGGCGGTCGTTGGCAAAAGAGTTCATTGGGTTACGTGCCTCTTGTCCACCCATTGGTTAAAATAATGCCCCAAACTTTCGTCTATAATGTCTGCAATATCTGTTTCAAACAATTAACTCTGAGGTTCAGGACATCAGTTCGATGAAATCGCTGCACAACTGACTGTTGTTGCGTAAGGATGGTAGGTAACCTACAGTTACTTTTAACTCAAACTTTAAAGTTTTCTTATCATAGAAGAAGTGACAAAACCAGTGTGGTACCATACTGCATTAACTCACATAATTTTTATCGTTTCTAAGTTGAAAATACAATTGGCCTAAGGCGCAACAGGTCTGTCCACTGTAGTGGAAGAAAACCAATAAGCAGACAGTCTTGGATTAAGGAACGTGGAAAAGCAGCAAGATATACAGGCAAACAAAATTTTACTGCTTCGAATAATTTAAAACCAATACTGTTAGAATCAGGAAAATTTAAATGCAGAATAAGAAGAAAAAGTTTTCAATAGTGTAGGATACATGAGTATAAGAAGTTCCATGGCACAATGCTAGCTAATTGCATGATATGTAACTAACCAAAAGCTATAGCTCTAAATATGGCAAAGACTCGAACACATTTCTGCGCTTACAGATTACATCTCCAAAGATAGAAGTCAAAGTTTGTCAGAAACTATTATTAATTTTACTTAAGGTGAGTGTTAAGAGGGGACACTGAATTCAGGGGAAAGTTGTTCTAAAGAAATCTGTTGAGGAAGCAAGAGGCACTCTTGCTAACAGGTAATATAAGTTTGATCAAAATATACGGCAACTGATGACAGAAGACTTCCAGCCTATAAGTCACAACAAGTAATTACTATCTACTATTATTTCAATGATACCGATTGAAATGATAAAACACttaatggaatgatcagataaaatTTTAAGGATCAAATTGGGAAAGCTGTTACTATGGAAAAGGACACCTACTTCAAATTCTTCAGACAGAAACGTTAATTCTCTTTCGGAGTACCATAAAGTGACTACTGTGTACAATGTGAAAAAAAAACTTGCAAGTAGTCCTAATGATAGCTGAAAAATTTAATACTTACTTCACAAGAAAAACGTTGACAAACACTTTTAAATGAAGAGAGCAGTtttatatgatgatgaagacagtgaggaatgtattgttatagaatccgattatGCCAAAAACATTCCGGTAACAAAGTGGAATGTTACCAGACAGTTTTACAAAGTATTGCTGTGGATGAACGTGTTCAGCATTCATGTTTATAATGACAAGACAACCTACACGTACTGATTCGTGGAAACACAAAACAGGAAAGACTGCACCTTTGTTTTATCTTTTCTTAAGGGCAGCCTTACAAAGGAGATAAAATACAGAGGTTTGAAGAAAAAATCTTTCTAATGCTGCAAGTGGGAAAAATAAGAATATGGCGACGGCTGCTGTTTTCTCATGCCATTCACATATATGGAATGTCACTATCCATCATCTATTCCCAGCAGGTGGACACCCCCTCTCCCAATATGATCGAAATTCTAGGATAGTGAAACCGGCTCTAAAGAAGAAAACCATTATCCCTACAACTCATTCATTCCTTGACTCAATCATTTTATGCTGATCTCAACCTTCAGTGTTTACTTTAGTGCAGAGATCTGAATTTGGTAGGGACTAATGAATAACTTCGTCCTACTGCCACCTTTGTctaaaagaaatcattagaaactgAGAGTCATGTTCATATACAGTAGAACGCATACAGAACACTACTTGCTTCAGGAACTTATACGCAAAGCTATCTCCCTTTCA of Schistocerca serialis cubense isolate TAMUIC-IGC-003099 chromosome 2, iqSchSeri2.2, whole genome shotgun sequence contains these proteins:
- the LOC126455888 gene encoding piggyBac transposable element-derived protein 4-like → MYVVTHNVIFFLEDEIDDSLSSDEDENDVEGVASNPAAVPYPKDSEWTAVDTYRPLPVNTTPRQILVDIDESSSVLDCSKVFLTDSDVNELKRQTNLYASQTIQKKRRGNNLKPHSVLSSWKPVTISEMRRFLGIIFHMCVSKKPKIADHWSTNPVLSCNFCPHVMSRLRFTQILSCLHLVDNSNQKKPGEDGFHPLYKVLPYYNNLKERCIQAYRPSEKVTIDEGICPFRGRVSFRVYMQNKPHKYGLKVYAVAEASSGYVVNFEVYAGKHIVDNSSSAVILRLLSDSSLLNKGHTVYLDRFYSSPELFQQLAEKGTGAVGTVNKSRKGLPKDLVSAKLKKGEMSFRRKDNVLAMKWKDKRDVYTLSTRHQATFGTHTKRNGSVVLKPLQVLDYNLNKIGVDIGDQRLQYNPFQHRTVKWWRKLYFHLLLMGVSNAFWLYNAVHRKKITITDFITVLAVQLVEDDTLEFIPRNEGTVGRLTKRHFLQHIPATTKKYAARVCHVCSSRSKKQSGKASRKETRYECEQCGVALCLEPCFKIFHTKKQYDSV